From the genome of Synergistetes bacterium HGW-Synergistetes-1, one region includes:
- a CDS encoding adenylate kinase, whose amino-acid sequence MRIILIGAPGSGKGTQAESIRQKYPIAHISTGDILRANVKADTELGRNAKGYMESGKLVPDAVIVAMVESRLVEPDCKDGFLLDGFPRTRPQAEALDSILEKLSISLDAVIQLDVDDEIVVQRLTTRRVCKSCGEIYNTVFKPAKVEGVCDKCGGDVIQRNDDKESVIRNRLTVFHEQTAPLIDYYRNKDVLVSVDAAGGKDVVLKLLEKMKGAGK is encoded by the coding sequence ATGCGGATCATACTGATCGGAGCACCCGGCTCAGGAAAAGGGACTCAGGCTGAGAGCATCAGGCAGAAATATCCTATTGCCCACATATCGACCGGAGACATACTCAGGGCCAACGTTAAAGCGGATACCGAGCTTGGCAGAAATGCAAAGGGATATATGGAATCCGGAAAACTTGTCCCTGACGCAGTAATCGTTGCCATGGTAGAGTCAAGGCTGGTTGAGCCTGACTGTAAGGACGGATTCCTGCTTGATGGATTTCCGAGGACCAGACCTCAGGCTGAAGCACTTGATTCAATTTTGGAAAAACTCAGCATTTCACTTGATGCAGTCATTCAGCTTGACGTGGATGATGAGATCGTTGTGCAGAGGCTTACCACAAGAAGAGTATGCAAATCTTGCGGTGAGATTTATAATACAGTCTTTAAACCGGCAAAGGTCGAAGGAGTCTGTGATAAGTGCGGCGGAGATGTAATTCAGCGCAATGACGACAAAGAAAGCGTTATTCGCAACCGCCTTACCGTCTTCCACGAACAGACCGCGCCTTTGATCGATTATTACCGCAACAAAGATGTTCTTGTTTCGGTTGATGCAGCCGGTGGAAAGGATGTTGTCCTGAAGCTTCTTGAAAAAATGAAGGGTGCAGGTAAATGA